In the genome of Methanobacterium spitsbergense, one region contains:
- a CDS encoding CARDB domain-containing protein, translating to MNRKLLFSLLLLVGLILILNLSTLSAANVTSNTAPKVTSVNPVNNSIILKSQTVKVYFNEPIKAGTLSIRIKNAAGTTISTKKSINYRTLSIVPSTRLPTGVKYYIILNSGSIKDLAGKGNSYYSTSFTVSPITLAQMKYGIYRVQNFYNTNLRLPRYVSFSTKTIPIREFQRIIATQGLKINTKIKDLTVTKVTAPIRGVKGDTIIVPNTVKNQGNTAIGGFYVSYYLISNSHIYLGKRYISSLAAGASNSHNTKLKIPLNITSSSYYIDVYADSTKIVSESKEYNNFRYSTTKIQIRNARPMNIGYFINHESTPLANIDFNKLKSDGITEVYIHAKNADYLNLKPYYSKIVNSGLRPFCWVWQGFTHAKEVTAMGYNTVMDLETYKMADFISEVKQLRQDTKGKTLILCTKADGWDGNQRWDLLAPLVDAIMPMCYLGDYEKSTSDLASYIKKYNTLYPNKIYPALETYMSDKTVKPKANSALQVEIKACGNVKGIGLFRYGLSN from the coding sequence TAAAAAGTCAAACAGTTAAAGTTTATTTTAACGAACCTATAAAAGCAGGAACTCTATCAATAAGAATAAAAAATGCTGCTGGAACTACAATAAGTACAAAAAAAAGTATTAATTACCGAACACTCAGCATTGTTCCATCAACAAGATTACCAACAGGGGTTAAATATTATATCATACTAAATTCAGGCAGTATAAAGGACTTGGCAGGAAAGGGTAATTCCTATTATTCAACCAGTTTTACAGTATCCCCTATAACATTGGCTCAAATGAAATATGGTATTTACCGAGTACAGAACTTCTACAACACAAATTTACGGTTACCCCGCTACGTGAGTTTCAGTACAAAGACTATACCCATAAGAGAATTTCAGAGGATCATAGCAACTCAGGGATTAAAAATTAACACCAAAATAAAGGATTTAACAGTAACTAAAGTCACAGCCCCTATAAGAGGAGTAAAAGGGGATACAATAATCGTACCAAACACAGTTAAAAACCAAGGTAATACAGCTATTGGTGGATTTTACGTAAGCTATTATCTAATAAGTAATTCACATATTTATCTTGGAAAAAGATACATAAGTTCGCTCGCTGCAGGAGCAAGTAACAGTCATAACACCAAATTAAAAATACCCTTAAACATAACCAGCTCAAGCTATTATATAGATGTATATGCCGACAGCACCAAAATTGTAAGTGAATCTAAGGAGTATAACAACTTTAGATACAGTACTACTAAGATTCAAATTAGAAATGCACGACCAATGAATATTGGATACTTTATCAATCATGAGAGTACGCCGTTAGCTAATATTGATTTTAATAAACTCAAATCTGACGGGATAACTGAAGTTTATATCCATGCTAAGAACGCCGATTATCTAAACTTAAAACCATATTATTCTAAGATTGTTAATAGTGGATTACGTCCATTTTGTTGGGTTTGGCAAGGTTTCACTCACGCAAAAGAAGTAACAGCTATGGGATATAATACTGTGATGGATTTGGAAACTTATAAGATGGCTGATTTTATTTCAGAAGTTAAACAGTTAAGACAGGACACGAAAGGTAAAACCCTTATACTATGCACAAAAGCCGATGGCTGGGACGGAAACCAGAGATGGGATTTGTTAGCTCCATTAGTAGATGCAATTATGCCTATGTGCTATTTGGGAGATTATGAGAAATCAACAAGTGATTTAGCTTCATATATCAAGAAGTACAATACCCTCTACCCTAACAAGATTTACCCAGCATTAGAAACCTACATGTCAGATAAAACCGTAAAACCAAAAGCTAACAGTGCATTACAAGTTGAAATCAAAGCATGTGGAAATGTAAAAGGGATAGGACTATTCCGTTATGGATTGAGCAACTAG